The following proteins are encoded in a genomic region of Brachypodium distachyon strain Bd21 chromosome 1, Brachypodium_distachyon_v3.0, whole genome shotgun sequence:
- the LOC104582176 gene encoding uncharacterized protein LOC104582176: MPGADLGEAPTTGVKAVTETPATPADAGAAGVPAGAPGAAAAPVLVAAAEAEAAAEAPAAPVAADAAEVPMSAPEAAAAAKLGAATRADVAVEEMAAAAANAFDLLTIRGYLANLVVTSVSSLEDKIRKAQLLDEVLKKVSDQIKAKDPKAKRFSLDDKGTVFFHDRMVVPNNQDIRDSILKEPHDTPLAIYPGSNKMYQDIRKSYW; the protein is encoded by the exons ATGCCGGGAGCCGACCTCGGGGAGGCTCCCACTACTGGGGTGAAGGCTGTTACCGAGactccggcgacccctgcAGACGCGGGCGCGGCCGGAGTACCGGCGGGTGCCCCGGGAGCGGCTGCCGCCCCGGTGCTggtggctgctgctgaggcggaggccgccgctgAGGCACCCGCAGCCCCTGTGGCGGCGGATGCCGCCGAGGTGCCGATGAgcgcccctgaagcggccgccgccgcaaagTTGGGGGCCGCTACCagggcggacgtcgccgtcgaggagatggctgcggctgctgcaaaCGCCTTTGATCTCCTCACGATCAgag GTTATCTTGCAAATCTGGTCGTCACTTCTGTTTCATCCTTGGAAGACAAAATTCGTAAAGCTCAGCTCCTTGATGAAGTTCTCAAGAAGGTTTCCGATCAGATAAAAGCTAAAGATCCCAAAGCTAAGAGATTCTCACTTGATGACAAAGGAACCGTGTTCTTTCATGATCGCATGGTTGTTCCTAATAATCAAGACATAAGAGATTCTATTCTCAAAGAACCCCATGACACACCTCTTGCTATCTATCCTGGTTCTAACAAGATGTATCAAGACATCCGAAAGAGCTATTGGTAG